The DNA sequence TGCTGCAAAGGACCTCGCAGACGAAACCGACTTCTTCGTCGCAGAGGCCAGCATGATGCAGAACATCGGTCGCTACCTCGGTACGGTGCTGGGTCCGCGCGGCAAGATGCCGACGCCGCTCCAGCCCGAGGACGACGTGGTCGAGACCGTGAACCGCATGAAGAACACCGTCCAGCTTCGCTCTCGCGACCGCCGCACGTTCCACACGCGCGTCGGTGCGGACGACATGTCCGCCGACGAGATCTCGGACAACATCGACGTCATCATCCGGCGTCTCGAGGCGAACCTCGAGAAGGGTCCCCTCAACATCGACTCCATCTACGTGAAGACGACGATGGGTCCCGCCGTGGAGGTCAACGCATGAGCGAAAGCGAATCCGTCCGCCGTACCGAGACGATTCCGCAGTGGAAGCAGGACGAAGTCGACGCGCTCGTCGACTTCATCCAGGGCTACTCCTCTGTCGGTATCGTCGGCGTCGCCGGAATCCCGAGCAAGCAGCTCCAGAACATGCGCCGCGGCCTGCACGGTAAGGCCGAGGTCCGCATGAGCCGGAACACGCTCGTGACCCGCGCGCTGGACGAGGTCGACTCCGGCTACGAGGAACTCAACGAGTTCATCGCCGGCCAGGTCGCCCTCATCGGTACCAACGACAACCCGTTCGGGCTGTACAAGCAGCTCGAAGAGTCCAAGACCCCCGCCCCGATCAACGCGGGCGAGGTGGCCCCGAACGACATCGTCATCCCCGAGGGTGACACCGGTGTCGATCCGGGTCCGTTCGTGGGTGAGCTCCAGCAGATCGGAGCCAGCGCCCGCATCATGGACGGGTCCATCAAGGTCACCGAGGACTCGACGGTGCTCTCTGAGGGCGAGGTCGTCAGCGAAGACCTCGCGAACGTCCTCAGCGAACTCGGCATCGAGCCCAAAGAAGTCGGGCTCGACCTCAAGAGCGTGTACTCCGAAGGCGTCCTCTTCGCACCCGAAGAGCTCGCAATCGACGTCGACGAGTACCGCGCGGACATCCAGTCGGCGGTCTCGGCAGCGACCAATCTCTCGGTCAACGCCGTCTACCCGACGACCCAGACCGCGCCGACGCTCCTCGGCAAGGCAGCAGGCCAGGCGAAAGCACTCGGCCTCCACGCCGCCATCGAGAACGAGGAACTTATGCCGGAACTCGTCGCCCGTGCCGACGCGCAGCTTCGCGCGCTCGCCGCACAGATCGACGACGAAGAGGCACTCCCGGAGGAACTGCGCGGTGCCGCCGCAGCCGCACCCGCAGCGTCCGACGAGGAGGAGGAAGATGTACAGGCTGACGAAGAAGCAGAAGCCGACACCGAGGAAGCCGCCGACGACGACGAAGACGACGAAGACGACGGCGACGGTCTCGGCATGATGTTCGGCTAACTACAAGGAGAACTTAGGACAATGGAATACGTTTACGCAGCTCTCATCCTGAACGAGACGGGCGAAGAGATCAACGAAGACAACATCACGGCGGTCCTCGACGCAGCAGGCGTCGACGTCGAAGAATCCCGCGTCAAGGCGCTCGTCGCCGCGCTGGAGGACGTCGACATCGAGGAAGCCATCGAGACGGCCGCTGCCGCACCGGCAGCAGCCCCCGCTGGTGGCTCGTCTGACTCCGACTCCGAGGAACTCGACACCACGGACGAGGAAGAAGAGGCCGCTGAAGAAGAAGAAGACGACGACGACGAGGACGACGACTCCGGCGAGGGTCTCGGCGAGCTCTTCGGTTAAACCCGGACTGCACGCCCCTCACGTCTCGACTTCACGAAATCCCGATTTTTCTTTCGACGCTACACAGAGAGCGGTAGCTCTGTTGCCGTCACCATCGTCGCCGCCACCGTCATCGTCGCTGTCGCTCGTCGTCGCTGTCATCGGTCGTCACCGTCGTCCTTGTCTCCTGACGCCCGACAGCCGACTCACCCACCACTCCGAGCCGACGGTTTATCACCGATGACGGGACCACCTCGTCGCGATGGACTCTCTCGGCGTCGCCGTCGCCTTCGACCCCACGACGAGCGTCGCCGTCCTCGCGTTCACGGTCGGCGGCGTCGCGCTCGGCACCCTGAGCGGGCTCGTACCGGGACTCCACGCCAACAACTTCGCGCTCTTGCTCGCGTCCGTCGCCACCGCGGTCCCCGGCCCGCCACGACTCGTCGGCGCGGCCATGCTCGCTGCCGGCGTCGTCCACACCTTCCTCGACGTGGTGCCCGCGCTCGCCCTCGGGGTACCTGACGCGGCGATGGCGGCCACGGCCTTGCCGGGCCACCGTCTCGTCGTCGCTGGCCGCGGCCGTGAGGCACTCAGACTCTCCGCACTCGGCAGTGCCCTCGCCGTTCTGCTCGCGCTCCCACTCGCGGTTCCCGTGACCGAACTGATGACGGCGATCTATCCGACCGTC is a window from the Halogranum gelatinilyticum genome containing:
- a CDS encoding 50S ribosomal protein L1 codes for the protein MADDTLVQAVSRALDEAPERNFRETVDLAINLRDLDLNDPSKRIDEGVVLPAGTGQDTQIVVFATGETALRAEDVADKVLSPDELEELGDDSDAAKDLADETDFFVAEASMMQNIGRYLGTVLGPRGKMPTPLQPEDDVVETVNRMKNTVQLRSRDRRTFHTRVGADDMSADEISDNIDVIIRRLEANLEKGPLNIDSIYVKTTMGPAVEVNA
- a CDS encoding 50S ribosomal protein L10; translation: MSESESVRRTETIPQWKQDEVDALVDFIQGYSSVGIVGVAGIPSKQLQNMRRGLHGKAEVRMSRNTLVTRALDEVDSGYEELNEFIAGQVALIGTNDNPFGLYKQLEESKTPAPINAGEVAPNDIVIPEGDTGVDPGPFVGELQQIGASARIMDGSIKVTEDSTVLSEGEVVSEDLANVLSELGIEPKEVGLDLKSVYSEGVLFAPEELAIDVDEYRADIQSAVSAATNLSVNAVYPTTQTAPTLLGKAAGQAKALGLHAAIENEELMPELVARADAQLRALAAQIDDEEALPEELRGAAAAAPAASDEEEEDVQADEEAEADTEEAADDDEDDEDDGDGLGMMFG
- the rpl12p gene encoding 50S ribosomal protein P1 → MEYVYAALILNETGEEINEDNITAVLDAAGVDVEESRVKALVAALEDVDIEEAIETAAAAPAAAPAGGSSDSDSEELDTTDEEEEAAEEEEDDDDEDDDSGEGLGELFG